The sequence below is a genomic window from Vidua macroura isolate BioBank_ID:100142 chromosome 10, ASM2450914v1, whole genome shotgun sequence.
CCCGTTTCCCTGGAGTCCAAAGCAGAGCTGATGTTTGTCTGGGTGGTTTGAGGGGTGGACTGAGGCTTGTCTAAAACATCtccccagccactgccctgATGCAGCACCTCAttcccaggctgaacagcccccaTTCCATTCTGGCCAGAGCCCTCCCATCGCTGGTGTTGCCCATTGCATTTCCCACCGCTCCttcccacctggctgcaggtgctgggctCTCCTTCTGCCCTGCAGGACCCTGGCTCGGCTCACCCTGGGCAGCCGGGGCTCCCCTGGCCTGCCAGGCCTGCCATTCTCCTCCACTGCCTCGTGGTGCTCAGCGACAGCCAGCTCTTGCCCTGCAGCACTGTCCCATAGTGGCTTCTGGGTCCCAGAGCCCACCAGTGTTTTGTTCCAGCTGAAAACATCTCCTGCCATCCCCATTTGTCCAGCGTCACCCTTTCTGCACACGCCCTGTCCAAAAGCATCCTTTAAAGTCTGCTTTTCCCCAACATCACCATGTTCCAGTTTTGTCTGTCTAACTGTGTCCTCTGTGCTCCCATTCCACTTGGGCACaacatccctgtgctcccacTGGCCCCTGTAGAGCCATTTCAGCCCCAGCCGCTGTTCCTCCAGAGCCCACCTGGCTTCCTGGCTTTGATCAGGCCACAGGAAACGGTGCTGGAGGGAAGAATGACAGAAACAAAGACTTGAGCTTAGGATATGTGGTGTCATGTTGAACTCAACACAGTGCTTTTCCTGTCCAAGGATGGTACTCAACCTTCCAGTAAGAGTCCGGGAACAACTCTGACACCATGATGTTCAACAGCCCCTTGGCCACCAACTGAGGTGTGCAGAGCTCATTGCCCAGACATGGGCCCATGGCTGTGCCTTCTCTGAGTCAGTAGCatcagccaggagcagcctgccCAGGACCCTCTTCAGGACAGAATGCAGGCCCagcactgccttcctgccttttttcttgTGCATTTCAGAAAGTGTTTCTTCAACCCACAGGACTTTGTGTGCAGAACAGGAATGTAGTTTCAGTTTAAATGCTGAAATTGCCACAGTAACACAAAAAGGTAACTCGGAAGTACTACCTGAATATGAAAATGGGCAGCTGCTGTTGATATAGCACATCAGCAGGAGAAATGTCCCAAGGAGCTGCTCTCCATGTCAGTGAGATTCAGAACACTCTGACTTCcttcagagggaaaagaagaatcaAATTAGTCTGTTGTCAGGAAACCAGCCGGCAACAATGATGAAGTAGAAGCAAGAGGACAAGAGCAGAGACAAAGAAATCAGAATCTCCCCAGTTCAGTCTGACCTCATGTGCCTTGTTTCTCCAAGCCAGCCCAGCAAGAATCCCCACAGACAGAGGCTgagccagcccaggctgtggtGCAGGGTCTGAACCAGAGTCCCAGTGGAAAAGCCTTGGGACAGGAGTGCAGGGGCCAGGCTCCAGAGGAGCAGGGGCCACTCCCAGCCACAGCtcagtccctgctgtgctggctcttGTGCCAAGGCAGATACACAACCAGCTAAGAGCTCCAGCAGTTCCAGCAGCCACTGTGCAATTCCTGATGGTCTTGGCAAGTAACATCATCCACTCCAACCCCAGCCAGGCACCAACCACCACGTACTTTGGAGTCACAGGTACAAGACAGAAGTTTGGATTTCTTGGCATTACCCTCCCACGCTGACTGATTTACCAGGATTCGACAGCATGTAcccctctgcttcctgcagcatgTTTTCAAAAACACAGGATCCAGAGTGAGTTCACCTAAACAGAACCATGCAACTATactcacttttttctttctttttttagaggaagacagaaaagagaTTTGGATGTACACCAGGAACAGCCATGAGGTCAAGACGTTGATCATTAACTTGTCACAAATATTGACAGAAGAGAGACAACCTGGATTCTGTGAAACACATTAGAAAAccaaaatcagaagaaaatttcatGTGTGTTTCCACAAATATACACAGGTGCATTaaaaagagaatcaaaatgtctttaaaaatatcctTCAGTAATAAAAGCCAGCTTTTGCAACAAATTTATTCaggaaaatatggaaatttTGAGAGCAGATTTCTGACACTCCATGGCCTTCCAGCAGGTAAAACCAAGCCATTTGGAAAATACACAAGCTGCTCTGTAAACCTCTGCTGAAAtatgcagagctgggagggtgCAGGAGGATTCACAGCAGTCACCAGCAGGCAGGCAAATATTGTCCTGTCACAGTCACAGCCACTCCAATTTCTGCTGTTACTCAGACCTGTGTTTTACTGGCTTTGAACACATTTGTGCAAGTCAGTGTTACAGGTTCCCTCTTCTCAATGCAGGCCTGGTGGGAAGGCTGCTGTTCAAAGCATTATTCTTTAACATTCGTCCATCCCTAAATCCTATCCCAAGGCAAAAAGacaaggagaggagagagacaGAGCCAGCAAGTGACACAGAAGCCCTTGGTTTGACTGCTACTTCTTCAGTGCATGACTCAGAATCCTCACTTGGGAATAAGCACAGAGGCAGCTTCTGAGGGAACAAATTTAAGAGATATTAAGCCTCTTTGCTGATATCATATTAAACTTCTTACAAACTCTAATAAAATTTTGTTatacctgggttttttttgtttaacaatCTCGTCACAAGAGCAGACTGAAGTTCTTCACTGATGCAAACATGCATCCAAGCCCATCGAGATGTTGGAAACATCACTACAGCAgagataattttcctttttctttctacaaTATTAATTACGTTTAACAAGTCTCAAGTACTAAGATTAGAATCAAGTATAAATTGTGATATTAAACTTCACTTGGACTATTGCTACTTCCTATGGACTTATTGGTGCTGTATGTCTTTGTTTACTGATATAAACATAGACAGAGACACAAGCAAACATGTGTTTATCAGTAAAAGCATCGGCAGTGCTAACACAGCCCGGAGCCCATTACACCCACAGAACAGGAATGAACAGAagtgtttgcttgcttgttAATTAGAAGAGAATTACAGACTTCATGATAAATAGAGCCTGCAAAAGCTTGGAATTaaagtgggttttgttttgggtttttgtttgttttggtttttgtttgtttgttcaggTTTTTGGGAATAACACTAAAGAGAGTTCCCACTCTCTTTTAAGGAAGTTTGGGAGGGTAAAATCTGGCATCAAGTGTGCAAAGAATGGAAAATACAGGTAAGTTACAGTAATCTGCTGAATCAACAATCTCTGAACACTGGAGTAAGGTGTGAAGAACTGGAGGTAGTAATGATGGAATAAAAATTTCACTGGgttgaaaggaaaattatacAAATACCGAGCAAACCAAAACAGTTACTGTGGGTAATACCTTGCAGTACAGCTGAAATTACAGAACTGCACCTCTAGGTTATTtgcaaaacacatttctgtgtcccctcctgtctCCCCCGCAGCCAGTTCAGACATTTTACAcaactgatatttttatttcaaagatgGAGTTGCCTGACCACGGACAACCTTATTTTCTACAATGCTGTATGTACAGCATCTCAGCTAACAGaggatattttctttcctgtaaggCCGAAGTAGGACCATGCCACAAATAAACAACATAACCTGCAACAAACCAatgtaaacaataaaaaaaaggaggaaaaaaaatagataccAAAGAAAACAGCACACAAGGTTAGCACATACTCAATATTTAATACTGAAGATCTGACAGTACATTTTAATGCATACTGTCACTAGCACAGAGTCACAACATCCCAGACTCTGGATCAGAATCAACCCTTCAAAGGAGCTGATGTATCTATGTGGTGCTGGATCCACTCAAGGTACTGACTAACTTTGGTGTAGACTCcaaatttctcctttcttccacAGCCTTCACCCCAGCTCACCAGCCCTACCAAAAACCAAGTATCCTTATATCTAGCGAACATAGGGCCTCCGCTGTCGCCACGGCAGGAATCCTTCCTGTCTCCCAGGCTCCCAGCACACAGCATGTTGTCAGAGATATGGGAGCTCATGGCCTGGGCACACTCGTTGTGGGGCACGATGGGGATTTCGATGTACCTGAGGAGAGCAGCGTAGCTCTGGTTATCCTCGCTCACGCTGCCCCAGCCCGTCACCACCACCTGCTTCCCACTCctcatcagctcctgctctgccaggttGCGGGTGGGAAGGCAGATTGGGAGCGCGTATTTGTAATACATCACATGCTCAGCCAAGTGCAGCATGGCTATGTCATTATCTGAGGTCTTCTTGGTGTAATTTTCATGGGTCACCCATTTATCAATCCAAATGGTTTGCTCATCTGCCTCAGGACGGAAGCGGAATTTACCTGGAAGAGCAAGCAAGATGACAGATGCTGTCAAAGCTTCCTTTACTTTGAAGACCAAAGCATCTGGATTACACTGGGCATTAGGACTGCACTCCATGTTTTTACTTCTCTTGTAATACAACTGTTTGTGTCATAAGTTAACAGTGTTCTTAACAGATGGACAAATCTCTAAACTTGCCATATTTACAAAAATCATGAAAACCTATAGACCTCTAGAGCTCTGGTTATCAGCTGAGAAACCAAATTGCCCTGTGGTGTTCATATTTCAGTACACCTGTGCAATGTGAGTCACCTTCAGGAGGAAAACCTTCTTGGAGTCAGCATTCAAAGCTGGGAGAGCAAGTCCACCACAAAACCGGGACATTTACAACAGGACATGAGCTTTATGCCACATAGCCAGGGCCTGAATGGCTGAATGTCAGCATTTGGAAGATAAAGTTGACCAACAGGTAAGATTATTCCTTTCTGAAATCTTACATAtgtattttaaggaatttttcaCTGCTTAAGACTCCTCAGTTGCTATTTGTGCTACAAGATCATGGCTACTTCATGGGCCAAGCAGTTATGGAACAGCAAGCAAGAATCTATGTTGAAAAGGGCCAGAAATGCAAGAAGGCATTTGTGATACATCACAATAGGAAAGGCAGAGCTAGGTTTTCTGGCAGGCTGTCAATGGGGTCTTgcaagtttttttctgtaaggagTGTCTCCAAGCATAGGGACTTACAAGCCACAGTAGTTACAGAAATATATTCTCAAAAGATCTCTTAAACCCAGCTTTGGATTCTTGGTCTTCCAGACCATTTATCTCTGAGTCTCTCTTCTTGCTCctctgcagacagaaaatggACAGTTCACATGTGGCTGGAGCAGACAGCTGAAACTGCTCTGATGTCTTGTGCTGAGTGGCACAAGCCCCTGATGGACTTGCTAGTATTGAGCCAACAATCACAAATCAGTTTTTCTCTCCTATCACAATCTATTTTCTTTGCGGTGACAGTGCTTGCAGCACTCCTGAGGCAGCCTGAAGTCACTGTGGCTGGGGGCTGGCTGGCAGGGCTTTATTCCTGCCTCCACAAATACAAACTCTGCTTTAGGCCTCAGAAATAACTCTGGACTCAAGCACTGTCAGACCATCTCCTCTGAGgggggcagagtggctgtgCAGGAACACACTTGCTGTGGGGCCACACGCTCtgtacagcagcacagccacgaGCTGTCTCCATCCTGAGGCACCCACCAACCAGCGGGTGACACCTTTCGCACTGCAGTGACAGACTCCCTCACCCCCAGGGGGACACCCTTTGACTTCTGGTGGTTCATCCACCCCCAGAGTTTTAAATTCCAAAAATCCCGGATGTACACCTGGAGGTACTGAACCCAGAGGCTGTGGAAACGCATCAAATTCCTTCCACACAATAAGGACCATCATAATCTTGCTgctggcacaaaaaaaaacaaacaaaaaaacaaactgtgaaGGCAGAAACATTAATTTGAATAGAACCATTACATCCACCTATCCGCTCTATCTTCTTGGAGTTCTGAACACACTTCTGGATGCTCTTAGGCTGGGGATGCAGGAACAAGAGCCACAAACAAGAAATACTGTGTTATTTCCAAATCCATCTTCCAAAACTTCAGCTACTCCGAGAACGAACTTTCTATTTCAAACACTAAAATGCCACATGAGCGCTGATACAAGACTTCTCCCCAGGCCAAGTGTAAACTCCGATGCAAGTTCCCAGTTTTGCTCCTGTTGATGGCAAGCTGCAGTGAGAAAAGTCCAGAAGGGTGTGGGGTATCCCAGCCTGACAGACACAGGTTGAGTAGCACCTGTGCAGGCTCAGTACAAACACTTTCCTGGCTGTCCGCATGGCCATGGCGATGTCTTCATCCGAAACTCTCCTCCTTGTCGCTCACAGATGTCTCCAGGTTTTTCTGATGAGAACTGCTTTTGTGGTGACAGATGTCTCTCTGTGAAAAGGTGAATATTCTGGCACTAAGAGGACCAAAGGCTACATCACACACTTTTTGATTTGTTCTTTATGTTGGATGTACAAAAACTTATTGTCTCTGCTCTCAAGCATCTGCACATCCACAGTGTGTATGGAACATGCACACAGACGTCTATTTTTAAGGCTATATACACAGACAATATATTGGCAGGACTCTCCACAAATACTGGGAATAATCTATCCTTTCACTAATGGAAAGCAAGCAGTTGAGCTATTAGGCCTCAACACCAATGTTAGATAGAAAACActgtctaaaaaaaaatctaagtgtGAATTAAATACTAATTATCTTTGTCTGTTAATTCAGGAGAAGCACTTACTTGACATAGTGACATTTTCTTatgctccagagcagcagagcaagtAAAGGCAGTGTTGCCATTCTGCAGCACCTCTCCAGTGAAACATTCTTAAGTAACAGTGtttaaatacatgaaaaggCAGGAAGAGGCCCTGTGACATTCTCCTTCTGGGATCAAGACTTTTTTTCAGTATTGGGATGGTCTTAAATATTTTCACCACCAGAAAAACATAGGCAGAAGAGACCAAGACTTTCTACTTTACAGACTAGCAGCAGTGCTCAGAAGACATCAGCTCACTTCCAGAGTAAGGCTCAAATAGCCCAaatgaaatcagatttttactAAACTTTGTTTTAAGCTAAGGTGCATATAAATAGTGCCTAGACAGACCATTCCTACAGCCAAGGACTTTTGTCTTCAGAACCTGCCAGTCTTTTCCCTGAGATGATAAATGTTAGGAAATAAACagttacatttaaaaaacatagGGACAGGTGATTTTCCATACCAAGTTTAACTCTGAACCCCTTGTTTTCCTCAAGGCAGTGTGCTGCTGTTAGGACCCAAGCTGGATGGATGAGAACACCCCCACACAGAAACGTCCCTTTGGTATTTTGCAGCATAATCTGAAACAAGACAAGGGAGGTGTGACACTGCATGGAGCACAGCTCACAGAATACTGTACTTATTCTTCTTGGGTGCTGCCAAATACCCAGACTTATCAAGCACCAAAGCATGTCACATTCACTGAAGCCAAAACTCTATAGGGGGACAAAAGTTCTATAAATAGAGTATCTGTGAAATACCTACAAAAAAGTTTTGAATGTCTTTCCTGAATGAGGGCTGGCTTCATCCAAATCATCATGGGCTGATGCTGGTCACTGCAAAGAAGCACTTTGTACTCAAAGCTTTGAAATACAGAGCACAAATGAGGGCTGTGTCCCACACCAGAGACCATCAtctcaggctgcagctctcacaCTGTGGTGTGTAAAAGGCCCTTTAATATCAAAGGGAACCAGGCGCTATTTATTTCCATTCACTAGTTCCATGGTAAGCTCTGTGAGGtctcctttttctttgcaaTAAGCCAACCTGCCATGGCATATTTTGCTGATTAAGTCTGCTAATTTGAATTTATGACAGACAAGGCTTATaagaaagggcaggaagatcACCTCCCACTGGAAGGCTGTTACAGGAGCTGAAGTACACATCACACACCATGAGTTCCCCAGGATGGAGCAACAGAGCAGGTGTGTGCCATCACCATCCTCTCTCTTGGCAGTGTTGGCACAGTTAGGTCAAAAACTTAACAAGGTCAAGAATCCTCACAGATACAAATTCTTCTTTCCTGCTACTCCAGCCTTTGGGATGCTTTTGAAAAAGCTAAGGGAATCTTAACTTCATATGACACCACCAGTAACAACACAAGAGCCTTTCTGGAGCTagagggaggcagagcagtTCAGGAAGAGCCTGATCTATTTGTGGCAAAGAATCCCTTTCTCCTTACCTGCCAAGGGCTGCCTCCCCTTCTTCCAGCTGTTCCATCAATGAGCCGAATATTGAAATCTGCTTTGCCTTCAATGTAGTCCAACTTCACTCTTCCACAGGGGAACTCCACTGCAGAAGATGCAGAGAATTCACTAGCAAAGCCCAGGTCACCCAATCCTCTTTTTAGAGGATTTCCTCTGTCTAACCTAGGCAATATTGTTCAGAGGCTTCATGGAAGTCCCTTAGTGCTTGGCAGAGGAGGCAGTCTCCTGATTCCCCTCTATATCTCCATGAGGCAAACATGGATAAAGGGCCATAAAGTGGGTatggagctgggaaatgcagtTACTCTTCACAGAATAGATGTTTTGAAAATGAGTACAAAGTGCACTGCAGACAAATCTCCCCTAAAACTCTTTTACATCAGTCTGAATCATCCTCTGTCAAAGCTGGACTACAAACATCCTGCTCTTACCTACAGGCTCACACGTGGTGTGGTCATCCTTGAGCTGATACCCCGATGCGCAGCTGCACAAGCGATGCTGCTCGGCAGGGTCCTCCCTGCAGAAATGTTCACAGCCCCCATTATCCATGGAACAGTTGCTGTATTTGACCTCtgtgggaaaaacaaacagcaagagAGATGTGGAGTTGGGAAGGCAGAGTCACAGAAAGGTAAGGTGGCAAAGTGACATCGTGCTTCAAGTGGGTAACAGCTGTAAATGGATTTAGAATGACAGTTGTGGCCTTCAGTGACACTCAGGCCCCTAGACAGTAAACAGACCTAGGTCCAGAATCAGGGAGTGGGGAGATGGAGGAAACAGATTACTAGAGACTAGAGAACAGAAAATGCCCTGTCACTATGTGCCAACTCCCACAGTGAAAACCTTTGATGATACACGACATACAATGCTCAGCCCTAAATATGCTATCCAGCTTTGGCCAAGGAAGGAACTGCCACAGTAATAAAATATTCGCAGTGGATTGGGTTTTCTCCTGTatttaaaaaccccaccatAATCCCTGTGTTGACAATTCTCAAGTAAACCTCTTCTTCACAGAGTTATTTACAGTATTGTCCAAAATTTAGATATCTCATACCTCTAAAATTATCCTATGGCAATACAAAGCTAATTTTGCTTTAGATAAGCACAGATAAACTTCTTACCACATCAAGAAGCAAGAGAGAAATCACATTAGTAAAGAAAGTAGTAAAGAAAGAATATGCTGTGCAATGACTGAAGTGTCTATCCCTATCACACAGAGATCCCCATCACAAAGGATGTTATTTTATAGTGAATTAAATGCAGAGTTACCATAATTGCACAAAACCCCCTCCCAGCCTTTGTTACAGATGCAGGAAAATTTTCCAATACTGTCCTTGCAGATCCCGTTGGAACAAGGATGTTGGTCACACTGATCTCCATCTGAAACAGAGGTAGGAAAACTCAGTCGCTGAACCATACAGAGCTCGCAGATCAAATGTCAACACAAACAGACCCTCTCCAGACTTCCAAGTGTCAGCCATGTTTCTGGCACTTAATGGTGACACCTCTGTGGCACTTGGCCAGAGACAGGGCCATCCCTTTGGGTTCTCAATTACATCTGCAGAGTGAGTGGAGTGGGCAGAAGGGGAGGAAAGAGTAAAGCCTGAaggaggcagggcagcagcaggttaCTGCTGGACCACGTCAGGCATGGTTAGAGTATCAAAGCATTTTTCACCAATTCCTTAACTCTGGGAAGATGACTGATGATAGGTACAGGTGCACCTCAAGTGTTTTAGGAAGGTTGCTTGTATGATAGAACAGGAAAACATCCTCTGCACACCCCTTATGAG
It includes:
- the LOC128811887 gene encoding LOW QUALITY PROTEIN: uncharacterized protein LOC128811887 (The sequence of the model RefSeq protein was modified relative to this genomic sequence to represent the inferred CDS: inserted 5 bases in 4 codons; deleted 2 bases in 1 codon) — its product is MGPCLGNELCTPQLVAKGLLNIMVSELFPDSYWKHRFLWPDQSQEARWALEEQRLGLKWLYRGQWEHRDVVPKWNGSTEDTVRQTKLEHGDVGEKQTLKDAFGQGVCRKGDAGQMGMAGDVFSWNKTLVGSGTQKPLWDSAAGQELAVAEHHEAVEENGRPGRPGEPRLPXGEPSQGPAGQKESPAPAARWEGAVGNAXGQHQRWEGSGQNGMGAVQPGNEVLHQGSGWGDVLDKPQSTPQTTQTNISSALDSRETGGXHRGHCPWQLNGAEHDNSNNYSGDVALLXVLNESVIPICLPSPILAALLSEEGRMWMVSSWAATHERAPTLRFITKVQLPIVGLERCQRAMARQLTDSLHSVATAAACMGDSRGPFPWPSRGPLTVSHCNTSFLLGTVSWGWGKGCAKQGKYGVYTRVSNYIPQTRGANSTTPTQTCNLSMTGASSNSANTRIHRITDYSLQRLCSSSTKVLFLNEKRPTANYLGKSPLMGGNLSRDSHFQR
- the LOC128812338 gene encoding vitamin K-dependent protein C-like — its product is MWKLLTVGLLLAACTSWGCCTSIFYSSRDANQVLRIQKRSNTFLEELKSGSVERECVEEVCDFEEASEIFETKEATLEFWSKYVDGDQCDQHPCSNGICKDSIGKFSCICNKGWEGVLCNYEVKYSNCSMDNGGCEHFCREDPAEQHRLCSCASGYQLKDDHTTCEPVVEFPCGRVKLDYIEGKADFNIRLIDGTAGRRGGSPWQIMLQNTKGTFLCGGVLIHPAWVLTAAHCLEENKGFRVKLGKFRFRPEADEQTIWIDKWVTHENYTKKTSDNDIAMLHLAEHVMYYKYALPICLPTRNLAEQELMRSGKQVVVTGWGSVSEDNQSYAALLRYIEIPIVPHNECAQAMSSHISDNMLCAGSLGDRKDSCRGDSGGPMFARYKDTWFLVGLVSWGEGCGRKEKFGVYTKVSQYLEWIQHHIDTSAPLKG